In Methanoregula sp., a single window of DNA contains:
- the gvpA gene encoding gas vesicle structural protein GvpA: protein MVEKMNSSSSLVEVIDRILDKGIVVDAWARVSLVGIEILSIEARVVIASVETFLKYAEAVGLTEHAEIAA, encoded by the coding sequence ATGGTAGAAAAAATGAACTCATCTTCGAGCCTCGTGGAGGTTATTGACCGTATTCTGGACAAGGGCATTGTTGTTGACGCATGGGCACGCGTCTCACTTGTCGGTATTGAGATACTCTCTATCGAAGCCCGCGTCGTGATCGCATCGGTTGAGACGTTCCTGAAGTACGCAGAAGCTGTCGGGCTTACGGAACACGCAGAAATTGCTGCATAA
- the gvpN gene encoding gas vesicle protein GvpN, translating to MDLVTVINPKPQNEFVETPYITSIADRGLRYIKKGFPIHLSGPTGCGKTTLALHIAYLLGRPVVLINGDEEFSTSSLVGSQSGYRKRKVIDRFVSRVYKSDESMTKTWLDDRLTTACKHGFTLIYNEFTRSRPEANNIFLGVLEERMLELPSASEDGNYIKVHPDFSAIFTSNPEEYAGVFRSQDALMDRMITLPMTHYDEETEIAITQAKAGVSHSVAKKIVKFVRKLRAADVCEFSPTIRASVAIARVYDEGDKEWFEQTCIDILSPKIGKGDKGDVDPAGIIRDLIAS from the coding sequence ATGGATCTTGTAACCGTAATAAACCCAAAACCCCAGAACGAATTTGTTGAGACCCCCTATATCACGAGCATCGCGGATCGGGGTCTGCGCTATATTAAAAAAGGGTTCCCCATTCATTTATCCGGACCCACTGGCTGCGGAAAGACCACCCTTGCTTTGCATATTGCATACCTGCTGGGGAGACCCGTGGTGCTGATCAACGGCGACGAGGAGTTCAGTACGTCGTCTCTTGTCGGCAGTCAGTCCGGGTACCGGAAACGCAAGGTGATCGACCGGTTCGTCTCCAGGGTTTACAAATCCGATGAGTCCATGACGAAGACCTGGTTGGATGACCGGCTTACGACTGCCTGCAAGCACGGGTTTACCCTGATCTATAACGAGTTCACCCGGTCACGCCCCGAAGCAAACAATATCTTTTTAGGGGTACTCGAAGAGCGGATGCTCGAACTGCCGAGCGCGTCTGAAGACGGCAACTACATCAAGGTCCACCCGGACTTCTCTGCAATCTTCACGAGCAACCCGGAGGAGTATGCCGGAGTATTCCGGTCTCAGGACGCACTGATGGACAGGATGATCACCCTGCCGATGACCCATTATGATGAGGAGACTGAGATCGCTATCACGCAGGCAAAGGCGGGGGTATCTCATTCTGTGGCAAAGAAGATTGTAAAGTTCGTACGAAAACTCCGGGCGGCAGATGTCTGTGAGTTCAGTCCTACGATCAGGGCTTCGGTCGCAATCGCCCGCGTCTATGACGAAGGGGACAAAGAATGGTTCGAACAGACCTGCATCGATATCCTCTCGCCTAAGATCGGAAAGGGTGACAAGGGAGATGTCGATCCTGCCGGAATCATCCGTGACCTGATAGCGAGTTAG
- a CDS encoding GvpL/GvpF family gas vesicle protein codes for MKSMLRTETQSKLRWRYVYAIIPSRKEHTFGPIGLDGENVYTIHYREIAAVVSDSPTKTFEVLDYGIVHQQALEKIMKEYCVIPMSFGQSTSEGDIKTFLSRNYPKLRMYFTKLIGKTELGLKVTWKIDTTIKEIAASNVKIRAMKHQIAGKPLEKTYRQRLTLGTKVAEELTKREEKIAHDIFNRLGGISADAKMNKNLSDEMVLNAAFLVDKTKERDFDMLVNTLEQEYGEKLLMKYVVAPPYNFVNVRIRS; via the coding sequence ATGAAATCGATGTTGCGTACTGAGACCCAGTCGAAACTCCGGTGGCGGTACGTGTATGCCATCATCCCCTCGCGAAAGGAGCACACCTTTGGGCCTATCGGTCTCGATGGCGAGAACGTGTACACGATTCACTACCGGGAGATTGCAGCAGTCGTCTCCGATTCCCCGACAAAGACCTTCGAGGTGCTCGATTACGGGATCGTCCACCAGCAGGCGCTCGAGAAGATCATGAAGGAGTACTGTGTTATCCCGATGAGCTTCGGGCAGTCAACATCTGAGGGGGATATCAAAACATTCCTCTCACGTAACTATCCGAAATTGAGGATGTACTTCACCAAACTTATCGGAAAGACCGAACTCGGGCTGAAAGTAACCTGGAAGATCGACACGACGATAAAAGAGATCGCTGCATCCAATGTCAAGATCCGTGCAATGAAGCACCAGATCGCGGGCAAACCTCTCGAAAAGACCTACCGTCAGCGCCTCACGCTCGGGACGAAGGTCGCCGAAGAACTGACCAAACGGGAGGAGAAGATCGCCCATGACATCTTTAACCGGCTGGGCGGGATTTCGGCGGATGCGAAGATGAACAAGAACCTCTCGGACGAGATGGTCTTAAACGCTGCCTTCCTTGTTGACAAAACCAAAGAGCGGGACTTCGACATGCTCGTCAACACGCTCGAACAGGAGTACGGGGAGAAACTACTGATGAAGTATGTGGTCGCACCGCCGTATAACTTTGTGAACGTGCGGATACGGAGCTGA
- the gvpO gene encoding gas vesicle protein GvpO: MAKQVQVQAKPKGQNMKQLLDSVKKEMVELTSLPFNMIAGVALDEETHMPIVTIELVERKAIPDSMDLLGIYEVIMNDEGGVATFKRVSMRKRGDVVSATEY; this comes from the coding sequence ATGGCAAAACAGGTGCAGGTGCAGGCAAAACCCAAAGGGCAGAACATGAAGCAGTTACTGGATTCCGTCAAAAAGGAGATGGTGGAACTCACATCACTGCCGTTCAACATGATCGCCGGCGTGGCACTCGACGAAGAGACGCACATGCCTATCGTGACAATCGAACTCGTAGAGAGGAAAGCGATTCCCGACTCCATGGATCTCTTGGGAATATACGAAGTCATCATGAATGACGAGGGCGGGGTTGCCACGTTCAAGCGGGTCAGTATGCGAAAACGCGGGGACGTGGTCTCAGCAACGGAATATTAA
- a CDS encoding Hsp20/alpha crystallin family protein: MEKKKVKNNEPILDFGLKFGGILTELGNFTQDITKMVEEGKTEMNRTGEISFDKSQKRKGMYGISVRMGGDGMPRVDTFGRRPESETREPIVDVFDEADRLQVIVELPGVEEKDISLELKDRTLILTAGKGERKYRKEIDLGATVKGEPKKQYKNGILEINLKKA; encoded by the coding sequence ATGGAGAAAAAAAAGGTAAAAAACAATGAACCCATCCTGGATTTCGGCTTGAAATTCGGGGGGATACTGACCGAACTGGGAAACTTCACCCAGGACATAACAAAGATGGTCGAGGAGGGAAAAACCGAGATGAACAGGACCGGTGAAATCTCTTTTGACAAGTCCCAAAAACGAAAAGGGATGTACGGGATCTCTGTCCGGATGGGCGGGGATGGTATGCCCCGTGTCGACACCTTCGGCAGGAGGCCTGAGTCGGAGACCCGCGAACCGATTGTTGACGTCTTTGATGAAGCCGACCGGTTACAGGTAATTGTCGAGCTTCCCGGAGTTGAAGAAAAGGACATTTCCCTTGAATTGAAAGACCGCACCCTTATTCTTACCGCAGGGAAGGGTGAACGGAAGTACAGAAAAGAGATCGATCTCGGGGCTACGGTCAAAGGTGAGCCAAAGAAGCAGTACAAGAACGGGATACTTGAGATCAATCTCAAGAAGGCGTGA
- a CDS encoding Hsp20/alpha crystallin family protein produces MQSGTLSGVDIFDETDRLQVIVELPGVSKEDISVNVKANALKIVAMAGARQYHRHIDLGVPVKGEPEIHYNNGVLEIMLGKA; encoded by the coding sequence ATGCAGTCTGGCACATTATCCGGAGTCGACATTTTCGATGAAACTGACCGGTTGCAGGTGATAGTGGAACTGCCCGGAGTAAGTAAAGAGGATATCTCTGTAAACGTGAAGGCAAATGCCTTAAAAATTGTTGCCATGGCAGGTGCCCGGCAATATCACAGGCACATCGATCTGGGGGTTCCGGTCAAGGGTGAACCTGAAATTCACTACAACAATGGCGTCCTTGAGATCATGCTGGGAAAGGCTTAG